In Oscillospiraceae bacterium, the genomic window ACCAGCGGGAGCCAGCGGTCCAGCGCGACCACGAAGCGCCGGGCGGCCGGGTGCGCGTCAAACCACCGGTACAGGGCATGATAGTGTTCTGCGGTCAAAAAAGGTCCCTCCGCATCGGGTCAGAATGAGATCAGAAACAGGTGTCCAGATAGTTTTCCACATCGAAGGGCTCCGGTGTGGAATCCTTGCGCAGGTACAGCGGGTGGTGCGGGTGGCCTTTTTTGCTGCGCTTGCCAAAGGTCACCCAGGGAATGTTCTTTTCCCGGGTCAGGGCCACCATCTCCCGCATGAGGCCGGGCAGGTAATCCCGCTTTTCGATCAGGGTGCCCCAGGCGGCCCACATGGTGGGTTCGGTCTGGGCCAGCACGGCCTGCAGCCAGCGCAGGTTCTCGTCGCACAGGGCGCGGTCCGGCACACGGTCCATGTCGTTGGGGTCGGTGGCACGCTGAGGGTACACGTTGAACATGATCCAGCTGTCAAAATCGTTGGCGTTGGCCAGACGCTCCACACTTTTCAGGGTGGGGTCCAGCGCACCGGGCTGAGCGGTGCTGGGGTTGATGCCGATGCACACCAGCGGGTGCCGGCCCACCCGGCCCAGCACATAGCGATAAGGCTGGTATGTATGGGGCTCGTAATACCACAGACCGCCGGGGTATTCGTCGGCTTTCAGCAGGGGAAGTGCGTCGGTGTGCATGGGTGTGCTCCTATCCTTCGATCAATTTCTTTTATCGTACCCGAAATGCGGGGAGAAATCAACACTTTTGTGCGACAAAGTCTCCCATAAAACTGATTTTCATGGTATACTGAGCTGAACAGTGCAGCGCAGCTGCACAGCGACCCACCGGAGACGAAAGGAGCAGGTTATGCTGGAAGATTACAAAAACGCGCTGAAGTCCGGACAGCGCGCCTATCGTGCCTGCGTGGCACGCGGCCAGTCGCCCTATCTTGCGGTGCTGGACGATATTCTGGTCAATGTGAACATCGTATCACAGGAGCCGCTGGGTCTGGTGGAGATCCCGGCCGAGAGCATCGTGGGCACCAAGACCAGCGGACGGCACACGGCCTTTGCGCCCAACTTCATGCCTCTGCTGGAGGCGGACACCGAGTTTGCCGCCAAGTGGTCCAACCTCTGCGAGGCCCACCTGGAAGAGGGCATCCACACGCCCATCATTGCCTTTGAGTTCATGAACCGGTTCTATGTGCAGGAGGGCAACAAGCGGGTCTCGGTGCTCAAGTATTACGGCGCGGTCAAGATCGCGGGCACGGTCACCCGGCTGATCCCGGAGCGCAACGACAGCCTGGAAAACCGCATCTATTACGAGTTCCTGGACTTCTACCGGCTGTCCAAAGTCAATGATGTGCACTTCAGCAAACCGGGCAGCTATGCCAAGCTGCAGACGCTGGTGTGCAAGGCGTCGGGCGAGAGCTGGACGGACGATGACCGGATGAACTTTGCGGCCTTTTACACCATGTTCTGCCAGCAGTTCCAGCAGCTGGGCGGCGACCGGCTCAACATCACTGCCGGGGATGCCATGCTGGTGTATCTGAGCGTTTACCGCTACTCGGACGCCTGCGACTCCACCCCGGCACAGATGAAGGCAAACATGGAAAAGCTGTGGAACGAGGTGCGGGTGCTCACCGAGCCGCAGGCCGTGCATCTTTCACTGGAGCCGACCCAGAGCACCGGCGAGCCGCTGCTGGCCAAGCTGAACATTTTCAGCTCCCGGCCCAGTGAGCTCAAGGTGGTGTTCCTGCATGAGCACAATGCCGAGAACAGCGCCTGGGTGCGCAACCACGACAAGGGCCGTGCGGCGCTGGAAAAGGAATTTCCGGACCGGCTGTCTGTTACCTGCCGGGAGAATGTGAACCCGGAGGTGGACGCGGAACAGATCCTGGAGGACGTAGCCCACGACAACGCGGATGTGATCTTCACCACCAGTGCCCGGATGCACACGGCCTGCCTGAAGGTGGCGGCCCAGCACCCCAAGACCC contains:
- a CDS encoding DUF1643 domain-containing protein, producing the protein MHTDALPLLKADEYPGGLWYYEPHTYQPYRYVLGRVGRHPLVCIGINPSTAQPGALDPTLKSVERLANANDFDSWIMFNVYPQRATDPNDMDRVPDRALCDENLRWLQAVLAQTEPTMWAAWGTLIEKRDYLPGLMREMVALTREKNIPWVTFGKRSKKGHPHHPLYLRKDSTPEPFDVENYLDTCF
- a CDS encoding BMP family ABC transporter substrate-binding protein yields the protein MLEDYKNALKSGQRAYRACVARGQSPYLAVLDDILVNVNIVSQEPLGLVEIPAESIVGTKTSGRHTAFAPNFMPLLEADTEFAAKWSNLCEAHLEEGIHTPIIAFEFMNRFYVQEGNKRVSVLKYYGAVKIAGTVTRLIPERNDSLENRIYYEFLDFYRLSKVNDVHFSKPGSYAKLQTLVCKASGESWTDDDRMNFAAFYTMFCQQFQQLGGDRLNITAGDAMLVYLSVYRYSDACDSTPAQMKANMEKLWNEVRVLTEPQAVHLSLEPTQSTGEPLLAKLNIFSSRPSELKVVFLHEHNAENSAWVRNHDKGRAALEKEFPDRLSVTCRENVNPEVDAEQILEDVAHDNADVIFTTSARMHTACLKVAAQHPKTRILNCSLNAPHPLVRTYYPRTYEVTYLLGLLAGALTRTDRVGYVAANPVYGIPAAVNAFALGLKTVRPCARVLLRWACLPDPAHPLDFSDCPDVDIFYAHSRKEPEGTYRDYGLCRRRPDGTLEPLGLPVWKWETFYIEIIRSIFDGTWNNDGSGARAVNYWWGMRSGAEEINYSADLPAGTLQLLDLMEKLLSEDELRIFHGELYAAGHVLHAPEKLIYSPKELMEMDWLDECVDGALPHYDDLDVKTRTLVAINGLANLKKLE